CCAGTAAAAACCATCAGGAACATGTTCACCAGTAAAACCTACGCCCCACGAATTTGCAACTTTAAATGCCCCATAATGTGTGACCCCATTTTCTGTGTATGCCAAGTTATCATCGTAACCTACGATTGTGTTTGCATGGTTTATGGTGGGAGAGTAATAGTTGTCAGTAGTCCACATGTCGTCGCTTGTCAGATACGTAAAGCGTCCTGCACCAACCCCGATAGACGCCAAGTTTCCTGAGGCAATCCAATTCTTCAAAGCAGTGATTCCGTTATCGGTTGTGATGTCTATATATTGAAGACTTGAGGCAGCACCACGGTATAATGTTGCTTCCGTCCATGCATCCCCCGAAGGCCAAGACGTGTAATCACTATCTGAATAAGGCATTTCTTCCCATGAACACAAACCAAGGTTACAGACCAAATCAATAGCAAAAGAAACACTTGAACCAGAATCAACCCCTCCATTAATCAAATTGTACAGAAAAGCAGGACTCATTATTTTGCTCTGAAAACTTGTGGTCTGCCATGCAGCATTAGAGACATCCCAGTTGTGCTCTTTGGCTTCTTGGAATGTTTTCATGTAATATGCAATTGACCAAGCCGTGCAGGAGCCCTGTTGACCTTGATTGCCTATTGGGGGAAACCAAATGGATGCTGATTGGTCAATCGAGGTGGGTGCGCTGAGCCCTGTATTTATTGTATCGATTAAAGTCAAGTTTTCGGCAATCAAGTCCCATTCTTGCTCGGTTGGAGGACAAAAACCGGTTCCGTAGCCATCAATTATCTGGCTATAGTTTTTTCCTTCTTCGTAAACTCCAATTTCACTTTTAAGCTGGTTAATCTCTGAGGGGGTTGCTATATGTTTGCTGATGCTTACGCTTCCAGAGGAAGTGTACAGTTGTGTGTTCGTGTCTTCGCTAGGTACAGCCAAACTTGCTGAAGTATTTTTATCTGTTGTATTGGCACCTAAGGCTTCAGACTCTTGAACTATAGATACAAAGAGCAAACAACAGAAAAACAATGCTATTAGCAAATTCAATAGCGATTTTTTCAAGCAATTCAACTTCCTTAAGGAACTACTTTACAGGTATTCAAGTTCTATAGGGTTAACAGGCTCATTTTATGCAAAGGACACTTTATGAATCTTTCCAAAATCAAACTGAAAACGGGCATCTTTGCAAACAACTTAGCCTTGTTTGTTTCTAACTAATTTTCTTTATAGTCTTTAACTTTCTATAAATTAGCCATATCATAACGCCAACAACAATTAAAACTGTAACAAACAATTCAGCATAAATATATTGAGCCTCAATAGCCGCTGAAGTTGGAGTTATTGTCTGATTATTTGTAGGTTCTGTAGATTGTGTTGGCTGTTGAGTAGTGGTTGGGCTTGATGGTATTGGTGTTGAATCTGAAACTGTAAAATCTGTTTCTTGGAAGGCAGCCCAATTAACTTGGTTAAATGACAGCATATTTCTTTCGTTTCTAGCCCAAACAACTAAGCTGTGAGAGCCATAAGTCAAATTTTCAATAGCTATACTGCCTTGATAATACCCCGCAATGTATGAAAGAGGTACTTTTATTGTTTTAGCTACTACTTCATCATTATATGTAGATTGCCAATAACTTGCCTGAGTCCATAGTGCATCCACAACTTTTTCCTTTGGATAATCAACTAAACAGCCAGCAAATATGTATTCTTCAAATAATGTTCCGCTCCAAACTACAGAGTATCCTGAAGGCGCTTGAATCTTAAAATTTAGTACAATTGTATTTTGGTCTAGTTGTTTTATAGAATTCAAGATTTCAATATTATCATTTGTACCATAGACATCAGTTTCTTGTGCTGCAACAAAACCAATGAACCCCAAAGAAGAAACTAAAAGTACTGTCATTAGCAGCAGTACCATGCTTTTGCTAAGTTTCTTTTTTACTGTTTTCACCTTCTACTCTCAATTTCAAACTATGCTTCCTATAAACAACCAACAAAGCAACAGCAACAATAACGGCTCCTGCAATACCGCCAGAAAGAAGTAGTGGTGTTCTTGAAAATGAAGTATTGGGTATTTGGGAAGTCTGGTTCGTTTGTGCTGCTATTACTTTGAAATTTACTTGAGCGTCAAAGGATTCATCAACTGGAATGGCATAATACATCCAACTGAGATGGACCGCACCAGTAATTTGAAGTGTATGTTCACCTTGCGCCAGATTGTTTAAGACTAATCCTCCGCCTGTAGGTAATGGCGCATTGTAAATTCTTGAAGGCTCATCACTTGAATAACTCTCAGGAATCTGTTGTTGAGAAATCAGTTGCCCATCTAAATAGTACTTAACGATTGTTGAATTGAGCAAAAACCAATCATCGGCATTTCTATAAGTTATAGAAAATTGAACTGGAATGTCGCTACCATAAATAGAACCTTCAATAGGTGATTGAACCGTAAAAGTAGTAACCTTGTTTTCGCAGTTCACGTGAGGTACACAGCACATAAAAAGGGCAATGAAAAAACAAGAAAGAACCAAACAATCCTTACTAATTATCTTTGTTTTTCTTGGCAGTTAAAGCACCATATTTGGCTTTAACTTGTTTGAAATAAAAGGATTTTTGTCAAAGTTTCTTTACTTGGCTAAGTCAAACTTTCCTGACTAAACATTTCAACTACAAACAATGATAAGCAAACTCTCATCCTTGACTGTTATATTCATGTTTGCATGTTCCAGCCTGCTCGCCACCCAAAGAGGATAAGTATGGCGGGTCCGGAGGGATTTGAACCCTCGACCCTCAGCTTAGAAGGCTGATGCTCTATCCGTGCTGAGCTACGGACCCAATGGGCTTGAATAGTTGATACATTCACATATAATTTTACCTATCGCTTAACCCAAAAAACAAACCATAATTAAAGAAAAAAATGTCAATCTTCAATGGTTGCCAGTTTTTGTCCACACTTGATACAGTACTGTGAAGCCAGCTGGTTTTGTGCGCCGCAACGATGACAATACTTAACCTCTACGGCGGGGGCGGGTGGCGTGTAGAGGGGTTCTGGTTCAGGTGGCGGAGGTACGATTCGGAAAAATGAAGCCGCCAGCAAACCCCAAACCACATACTGCAACAGCCCAACTAACCCAGTGACGATGGTGAAGTTGGTTTGGGAAAAGGAGGTGTTTAGCACAAGTATAGCAGCTACTATGTCGATTACGGCTATGGTTATTGCGCTTGCCAGTAGCACTTTGGCGGTTGTCTTAAAGAGGGCCACGCCTGATTTTTCTGCAAGCACATTTAGGGAACGTATGAAAAACACTGCAAACATTACAGTTGCTAAGCCTGCAATTACGGGTTCAGAAACTGAAAGCAACTCAGACGTGAAAGATGGCGTATCGGCAATTGAAACTACGCTAACTGGGTTAGGGGTTAAGTTAGGGTTTAATTCTGAGGCACTAAACAGTAAAGCTGTGATACCTATGATTACTCCAACAATTGCGGCTGTTGCGATAAAGGCTATAGCGCCATATAGGATATTGTTGAATATGCCGTGTTCTTTGTAATCGCGTGATAGCCCA
The Candidatus Bathyarchaeota archaeon genome window above contains:
- a CDS encoding DUF996 domain-containing protein codes for the protein MTVASNRMLGMVGSLLMVVSGAGSVLTVAGNAASAVGTINWLVLGVFGGLLGLAGFVGIILFLVSMFGLSRDYKEHGIFNNILYGAIAFIATAAIVGVIIGITALLFSASELNPNLTPNPVSVVSIADTPSFTSELLSVSEPVIAGLATVMFAVFFIRSLNVLAEKSGVALFKTTAKVLLASAITIAVIDIVAAILVLNTSFSQTNFTIVTGLVGLLQYVVWGLLAASFFRIVPPPPEPEPLYTPPAPAVEVKYCHRCGAQNQLASQYCIKCGQKLATIED